The DNA sequence AATCCTGATACCAGCTAGGCAAATTGCATCATATATGATGCATCTGGATATTCTCTCTTCTGGTTTCACGTGTGACAATGAATAGACAGACACAAGTACCTGTGATTACCACACTGTGTCGACCTCCGCAGGCAATTCCCTTAACATAACTTCCAGGAACTCTAAAGTTATGTCCCTCCGAACCCATGCTCCCACGAGCCAGCGATGACAATCTATCTTTACCATAAGGAGAGGAATCAATACAAGGAACAAGATGAGGAGAGGACACCATACGTATTCTGGAACCCAAACCAAGCTGCCCTTCACCTCCATAGCCCCAACCCCACACCTGTCCCATATCTGTAACGTCCAGAAAATTAGAATAAATGATGTGCAATATTTTGGCATAGGTTTATAGATTGTCCATAATGAAATCAATACCTGACAATGCTAGGGTATGGCGTCCACCAGCTGCAACACTTGCTATCCTCACCCCCGGGTTTAGTGTGACAAGACATGGCAATGCAGTCAGAACATCATCACCAGAAGATGATGTTTCAGCTGTTTGCTTTGCTGAAGATACTCTCCTTCGCTTTGTAGTTTCTTCTCCACTGGTACTGGAGGCAGTTCCACCAGTAGATTTTGAGCCTTGAGACCGAGGGCTCACTGTAGCAAAACCACTCTACATCAGTAAGACAGATAAAGGCTAAGTATCCTTCTTTGCTCATTGTAAAAGGCAacactcttttcttctttcttttggttGCAAACATTCTATCCTACATAGCTGCAGTCCCCTGCCGCCCCCACTATTAGGCCATTTCAAGAAAGATCAAACATACCTTGCTCCGTCACAAATGAACTCTGCCTTCCAGTTACATCTTTTTCAGGACTTACCCCAGTTGATGGTTCACCAAATACCTTCCCAGAGGGAATACACTCCTTCCATCCCCATGTGTAAACTTCTCCACGTTCTGCAAAGAAACATCAAAGGATGTGTTTGCAATGAGGGTTAAATTTACACATGAATCAAATTTAGCCCCAGTTTTACTCCACTCCAAAGACATAATACTACACATTCAATGTTCCTTCACTCATTCTATTTCAAACCCAGCAAAACAAGGAGATCAAAGTTACCTGTTACAGAAACACAATGTGCCCATCCAGCAGCAGCTTTTACAATAGACACCTCAGGCGGAAGAGGGAAAGGCTCTGGAGTTTCCTTTTGCAGAAAAACTATAAAATGTTAGTTGACTAACAAAGAAGCAACAAAGACTGCAGGAGAACAGTGTCATGGTTATGCATTACCCCGTGCTTCCCAGATGTAACATAGCTTTGGCCTAAGTCATCTGTTGAACCCCAAGTTATGAGCTTTCCAGAATCTGATTAAGgaaagaattaaaaataaataaataaataaataaaataagagcaATGATAAATCATTTAAGCAAATATACAAAAACTGAAGGTAAATTACGAATACAATCATCTcacaaataaaaacaaacaaatagagTTTTAACTCAAGTTGATTATGACAGCAACATAAAGAAGTAAGAACAACAATGTATTCCATCGGAGAGTAAATGGAgaagaaattaataaatatattttctcttaaaaaaaaataaatacgaAGAGGGTAAAACTCTGTCCCTCAAGTTTCAACAATCTAACAAAATAACAAGGAAAAAGACTAGGTTATGGTGTAGCTGGAGCAAATAGCAAGATTTAAAGTTCAAACAGAAATTTGTAAATAGATAAATCAATAAACTGTTTTCTGGTAACAGAGAGAAAAattctttgatttttaaaaacataACTTGGGTTGCTAgcatattaaaagaaaaaggcaaTTCACTGATAACATCATCAGCATCAGCTTAGTCAAGCTTAGTCCACTGAACCAAGTTCAGTAAGTTGAGTTTCTTCTACTTCCGTCGAAATGGAAAATGAAAAACGCAACATTCAAGACTTTTTAAGAACATAAATAAAGTAGCAgaaccaaaaaataaataaataaaggaaaTTCAATGAATTATCGGTTCCTTCCACAACTTGAACTTTAAAACAAAAAACCAAGCTTAATTCTCGAATTCCAACCAACAACGAAAACtcaaaataatactaataaaaagAGGTTTCgaaacaacaaaataaagaattttctttttttttttaaataaaaaaggtGAATCACCGGAAATGGCCATAGCAAATCCACAACCACCACCGCAAACATCCCTCCAGGAGTGACCGGGTGCTGGAACCCTAGCAAGAACCGGCGTCAAAAGCGGCGTCCTCTGCGGCAGAGCTCCCGGCAGGTAACCCCACATGTACACCAACCTATCCTTCGCCACCATTTCCAATGCCGCTTCGCTCCCCTCGCCATTCATGGCGAATCACACACCCAATGCAACAAAGTTCAAACTTTTTACCCCTCAGATTACAGTGCTATTCTTATTCTTTTGGTTATGGGTGTTTCCGTTTGGTAAGCTCTCAAAAAAAAAATGCGATTTTTGGAGTGGCGGAAAGTGCCCTAATCTTTTTGCTTTCGCTCAGCTTGGTGCATAAAAGGGGGCGTATCATTTTCCGCGAGAATGCGGGTGCCACGTTGGATGCTCACGTGGTGCCAAGTACACATGGCATATTTCTAGCCACTACTTGATTCGGCAGTTTCTAGCCACGAGTACCGCGGAACTTTCTGGAAGCtctgctttttttctttttcctctgtTCATTCTCTCTCTTCAAACAGCAGCTACGGTGTCTGCTTCTTCTTTGGCCACGTGTTGGGCCCTCATGGTGTCTCCAATCATTATGAGTTTCCACGTGTCGACTCCAGAAAAGCAACACGTCATGAACGTGTGTGTCTCTACGGCAATGTGAAAATGGTTTCGGACTGTGCTATTTACGCGATGTGATATGTTGATGTGTGAAATGATGTTATTCTTGGTTGGAAattcaagttttcaaatttcAACTAACGTAAAGGGGGTGAATTCTACGGGctctaatttttgtttaatttattttttatgataaaattttaatattcaataattatttatttttatattttaaaaattaaatactaatttttagttttttgatAAGTTTGACAAATATTTGAAGGGTTTTGTTATTAGTGTTATAATAGTGTGACAAAGATGGTTGATATGTGGCAAATCAAAATTGATTAACCAAAATATAGTGTTCCGTATGGGAGGAGTTAGTTGGTGATAACTAAATAAAACAATTTGTGCTAGTTAAATTGGTGTAATGGTGTGCATGTATGCAAAATTCATTGTGAAAAGTGAGCCATTAGTTTATTACGTATCCAAATTTTATATTCAACCGGCCACTtgttcatcttttctttcttttcgaTCTTATTGGTACATGGCTTTTTGTCAACCTTCGTGTCTATATTATCTACAGGGAcaagtaatttttatttatataggCAAGTAATTATAGTTAGTATATACATCTATTATATCTATtatctattatctattattAAAATCGAATTCTTTCGCAGCatgtttttaaatatattttttgatttattttatttaattcatttaaatatattaattatttatttatttaatttaattaaaataaatatcaaattatttaatattttattttattacattaattataattaatcaattacattaattatttaatttgactgaaataaattaattaattttattttaatttacattaaattttttgtcttatatattttaattaacaattttaaaaaatgacataattatttatttatttgatttaattaagataaatatcaaattatttaatattttatttaattttattaattataattaattaattatatttatttttttatctcatatatatttttgattAATGATTTTTAAGAGTGACATAATTAatcatttatttaattttattgagATAAACATCAAATTGTTTAATATTTTGCTTTACCATATTGACTATAAGgaatcaattatattaattatttcatttgacataaataaataaaaatttgtattttttttgttttatatattttaattaataatttttaaaagtattataatTTTTACATGGCATatttataagatattttttatatatttaactTACTTCATtgaaatatatatgttatttgatttaatttattagtatGTTAATATTTGAATTGTTGTTTATCAAAagttctttttcattttcttcttaattttaaatattttaatttgattttaaatttcataattttattcattgataatattttttattttagtatcaAATCTAATATttctattaatattttttgtaatttattgtttattaattatatacCCACCATTAATTGTATGGTGGtgaatattttttcaatttattaaaaaaatataattttatttcttctaaatttattttatctatgtttgtatTTCATAACTTATTCACtgtaaaaaattatacatactataaaaaatattattcttttaCTAATTATTCTTTCATACGATAATAATTTTTTCCTCCTATAATGTATTATCTCTAATCTTTGAATTTGTATCAACTatagaatattattatttattattgtactttatctcttatttcttttattttgttcttatttatttaagttttataattttt is a window from the Arachis stenosperma cultivar V10309 chromosome 3, arast.V10309.gnm1.PFL2, whole genome shotgun sequence genome containing:
- the LOC130969961 gene encoding ultraviolet-B receptor UVR8 isoform X4, yielding MNGEGSEAALEMVAKDRLVYMWGYLPGALPQRTPLLTPVLARVPAPGHSWRDVCGGGCGFAMAISDSGKLITWGSTDDLGQSYVTSGKHGETPEPFPLPPEVSIVKAAAGWAHCVSVTERGEVYTWGWKECIPSGKVFGEPSTGVSPEKDVTGRQSSFVTEQVSPRSQGSKSTGGTASSTSGEETTKRRRVSSAKQTAETSSSGDDVLTALPCLVTLNPGVRIASVAAGGRHTLALSDMGQVWGWGYGGEGQLGLGSRIRMVSSPHLVPCIDSSPYGKDRLSSLARGSMGSEGHNFRVPGSYVKGIACGGRHSVVITDAGAVLAFGWGLYGQCGQGSTDDELSPTCVSSLLGMQIEGVAAGLWHTVCISADGDVYAFGGNQFGQLGTGTDQAETIPRLLDAPSLENVSVKRISCGARHTATITENGKVFCWGWNKYGQDSGM
- the LOC130969961 gene encoding ultraviolet-B receptor UVR8 isoform X3, which encodes MNGEGSEAALEMVAKDRLVYMWGYLPGALPQRTPLLTPVLARVPAPGHSWRDVCGGGCGFAMAISDSGKLITWGSTDDLGQSYVTSGKHGETPEPFPLPPEVSIVKAAAGWAHCVSVTERGEVYTWGWKECIPSGKVFGEPSTGVSPEKDVTGRQSSFVTEQVSPRSQGSKSTGGTASSTSGEETTKRRRVSSAKQTAETSSSGDDVLTALPCLVTLNPGVRIASVAAGGRHTLALSDMGQVWGWGYGGEGQLGLGSRIRMVSSPHLVPCIDSSPYGKDRLSSLARGSMGSEGHNFRVPGSYVKGIACGGRHSVVITDAGAVLAFGWGLYGQCGQGSTDDELSPTCVSSLLGMQIEGVAAGLWHTVCISADGDVYAFGGNQFGQLGTGTDQAETDNTKAARCSELGKCEREEDILWGSSHCNNYREWKSLLLGMEQVWPARTRGCDRP
- the LOC130969961 gene encoding ultraviolet-B receptor UVR8 isoform X2, with the translated sequence MNGEGSEAALEMVAKDRLVYMWGYLPGALPQRTPLLTPVLARVPAPGHSWRDVCGGGCGFAMAISDSGKLITWGSTDDLGQSYVTSGKHGETPEPFPLPPEVSIVKAAAGWAHCVSVTERGEVYTWGWKECIPSGKVFGEPSTGVSPEKDVTGRQSSFVTEQVSPRSQGSKSTGGTASSTSGEETTKRRRVSSAKQTAETSSSGDDVLTALPCLVTLNPGVRIASVAAGGRHTLALSDMGQVWGWGYGGEGQLGLGSRIRMVSSPHLVPCIDSSPYGKDRLSSLARGSMGSEGHNFRVPGSYVKGIACGGRHSVVITDAGAVLAFGWGLYGQCGQGSTDDELSPTCVSSLLGMQIEGVAAGLWHTVCISADGDVYAFGGNQFGQLGTGTDQAETDNTKAARCSELGKCEREEDILWGSSHCNNYREWKSLLLGMEQVWPGLGDVIDRNIPTEVTMEGCVAKNVACGWWHTLVLAESIT
- the LOC130969961 gene encoding ultraviolet-B receptor UVR8 isoform X1, translating into MNGEGSEAALEMVAKDRLVYMWGYLPGALPQRTPLLTPVLARVPAPGHSWRDVCGGGCGFAMAISDSGKLITWGSTDDLGQSYVTSGKHGETPEPFPLPPEVSIVKAAAGWAHCVSVTERGEVYTWGWKECIPSGKVFGEPSTGVSPEKDVTGRQSSFVTEQVSPRSQGSKSTGGTASSTSGEETTKRRRVSSAKQTAETSSSGDDVLTALPCLVTLNPGVRIASVAAGGRHTLALSDMGQVWGWGYGGEGQLGLGSRIRMVSSPHLVPCIDSSPYGKDRLSSLARGSMGSEGHNFRVPGSYVKGIACGGRHSVVITDAGAVLAFGWGLYGQCGQGSTDDELSPTCVSSLLGMQIEGVAAGLWHTVCISADGDVYAFGGNQFGQLGTGTDQAETIPRLLDAPSLENVSVKRISCGARHTATITENGKVFCWGWNKYGQLGLGDVIDRNIPTEVTMEGCVAKNVACGWWHTLVLAESIT